The genomic window CCGATGCCGTCGCCGCGCAAGATAGCGATATGTTTGGTCATTTCGGGTTTCCTTATGGGAAGGTTTTAGGTAAAGGGCAGGTCGTCAGTTTTTCAGACGGCCTTAAATCAATTTGCTCTGAAAACGCTGATTGTACCATTATGGTACTGGTAAAGTTGGGTAGAAATCGCATAGGCAGAGTCTTCAAATGCCTGCAGGGCAATATTCGCCATCGCCTGCAAAGCCTCTTCATCGGACGGGCTGCAAACGAGCAGGGCGTTGCGTGCCGGGACTGCAAAAACAGGATTGGCCGGCAGCATAGGGTCGTCTTTAAGTACTTCGTCCAAAAGCAAAATCAAGGAAGCATCATAGTCGTTGTCCAAATGGATTTGGGCTAATGACCAACCTTCGGCATGATGAATTTGGACACGTCCATTCATCCGTTGGCGCAAATTATCCATGGCGGTACGATACAAGGCGTCTTCATTTTCAATACCGGCCTCTTCCATATGCTCACGATTGAGCGTATGCATGGATTCTTCCGTATCTACCATATAAAGCAACATGATATCGCCCGCAATCGGTTTATATGCCAGATAATCGGCAGGTTCGACTTCGTCCGTATTTGTAATCAGTCTGGCATTTTCCAGATAAATCGTATTTTTAATCGTCGGAAGAATTTGTTGTGCCGAAACACTGGCATCAGTATCTTGAATCTTATAGATAACCGCTAAATTGGCTGCAACAATAGCTTCCAAGGCCTCGGGATTTTGCAGATAACTTGTGTAATGGTTGCTCAAATATGTGCTGAATGATGCTTCATCGTCTTTGGAAAAATGGACGATGATAGGCGAAGAAGCAATATTTTCACCCCAGTCGATTTTTGCCTCAAGATGCAATTCTTCTTGAATGCGGCGGGCAAAGTATTCGACAAATTCCTGCCAAGTCATTAATTTAGGTTTGGAGCGGAACAACCTGCTGAAAAAAGACATATTGTGTCCTGAATAAGGGGATAAGGCCATCTGAAAAATTATAGACGTTCGGTTTCAACACGGATTTTAAAAACAACTTTACGTATGTTCGGTCTGTCGCCGACCAATGGGGCATGCGCATCATTCGGGTAAAATAGCGCAAATTCGCCGGGCTCCAAAGTTAACCAGGTTTCCGGCTCGCAATCGAAAAATTCGATATCGCGCTTTTCGTTGTAGCCTAAACCGTTTTTCAGACGGCCTCTGTCTATCCAGCCATATGTTTCGCTGCCATCAATCGGTGTTTGAATATCAATATGTTTTAAGTGCACTTCAGGCTGGGCTTCTCCCTGCGTCCTCATCGGATCGCTGCCGATAAAAATACGGATATTGGGATTCTCGCATGGCACTTGGCCGTCCGGCAGCTTGGCAAAATCTAAGGTCTGCAACAGATGGAAGGCTTCGGCAAAGTCGGGATGCAAGGCAGCGTAGCGGCTGGCATTGCTTATGGTATCGGTAATCATAATATATTTGTGTAGATTAAAGGCCGTCTGAAACACTTACATTTTTCAGACGGCCTTTTGTATATCAACCGTTAAACAGCCAAGGCTGGCTTTGACGGCGTTTTTCTTCGAAGGCGTGAATTTCGTCAGCGTGTTGCAGGGTTAGGCCGATTTCGTCCAAGCCGTTTAAGAGGCAGTGTTTGCGGTGTTCGGTAATATCGAATGTAAATGTTTCACCGCTAGGGGTGGTCAGGGTTTGTTCGGCAAGGTCGATGGAGAGCTGATAGCCTTCGTTGGCTTCAACTTCTTTGAAAAGCTGGTCAACCTGTTCTTCTGTCAAAACGATAGGTAAAAGGCCGTTTTTGTAGCAGTTGTTGAAGAAGATGTCGGCAAAGCTGGGGGCGATGACGGCGCGGAAGCCGTAGTCGTCCAATGCCCAAGGGGCGTGTTCGCGTGAAGAGCCGCAACCGAAGTTTTTACGCGTCAACAGGATTTGTGCGCCTTGATAGCGTGGCTGGTTCAGGGAGAAATCCGGATTCAACGGGCGTTTGCTGTTGTCCATGCCCGGTTCGCCGTGGTCGAGGTAACGCCATTCGTCAAAGGCATTGGGACCGAAGCCGCTTCGTTTGATGGATTTTAAAAATTGTTTGGGGATGATGGCGTCTGTATCGACGTTGCTGCGGTCGAGCGGGGCGACGATGGCGGTTATTTTGGTAAAAGGCTTCATGTTCTGTACTTTTCTGTTTGTCGGAAGATTATAAGAAGATTACAAAATGCCCCGTCATACGGGGCATTTGGGATTGAATCAAGACAATTTAGTAAGTTTTGTCTTTTTCAGCGGTATCACTAACGGCAGTGCCGGCAGCTTTGACATCTTTGCCCATACCGGAAATAGTGTTGCATGCTGACAAAAGGGTTATAGCGGTCAAGGCAATAAGTGCGAATTTTTTCATAATCATAGTTCCTTACGGGTGGTCAATGTTCATCAATTAGTAGCTTTTTACAGACTCGGCAGAACCGCTGACGGCGGATCCGGCTGCGCTGACATCTTTACCTACACCGGAAACGGTGTTGCATGCTGACAGCAGGGTCATAGCGGTCAAGGCAATAAGTGCGAATTTTTTCATTTGAAGCTCCTAAATTAATCAATCAATCAAAAAGTACAGTGTGTTTTGCTGCGTTGTTAATAATATGCTGCATCCGGATAAAAGGCAATAGGCCGACTGATGCGAAATTTTGATGCTTAAGATATAAACAGATATAAACAGTAATAAATCAATTTTACAAGCTGCGGATATCGGTAAATTTACCCTTTACCGCAGCGGCGGCAGCCATAGCGGGGCTGACAAGGTGCGTGCGCCCGCCGTTGCCTTGGCGGCCTTCGAAGTTGCGGTTGGAGGTGGAGGCGCAGCGTTGACCCGGAGTCAGGCGGTCGGCATTCATGGCGAGGCACATCGAGCAGCCCGGTTCGCGCCATTCGAAACCGGCATCGATGAAGATTTTGTCCAAGCCTTCTTGTTCCGCCTGCCGTTTGACCAAGCCGGAGCCGGGAACGATTAACACGCGCTGTACGTTGTCGGCTTTTTTACGGCCTTTGGCGACGGCGGCGGCTTCGCGCAAGTCTTCGATGCGGCTGTTGGTGCAGGAACCGATGAATACGATGTCGACGGGGATTTCGTTCAGCGGCGTACCGGCTTCCAAACCCATGTATTCGAGGGCGCGTTCCATGCCGCTGCGTTTGACGGGATCGGTTTCTTCGGCAGGGTTCGGCACTTTGCCGCTGATGTCCAAAACCATTTCGGGTGATGTGCCCCATGTTACTTGCGGTTCGATGTCTTCGGCTTTGAAACGGTATTCTTTGTCGAATACCGCGCCTTCGTCGGAAACCAGCGTGCGCCAGTATTCGACGGCTTTGTCCCATGCTTCGCCTTTGGGTGCGAAGGGTTTGTCTTTGACATAGTCGATGGTGGTTTGATCGACGGCAACCATGCCGGAGCGCGCTCCTGCTTCGATCGCCATGTTGCACAGGGTCATGCGGCCTTCCATCGAAAGGCTGCGGATGGCTTCGCCGCCGAACTCGATGGCATAGCCCGTGCCGCCTGCCGTGCCGATTTGTCCGATGATGTAGAGGGCGACGTCTTTGGCGGTAACGCCCGGTTTCAGACGACCTTCAACGGCAATCAGCATGGATTTGGATTTTTTTGCGGTAATACACTGGGTCGCCATGGTGTGTTCGACTTCGGAAGTGCCGATACCGTGTGCCAGCGCGCCGAAGGCGCCGTGGGTAGAGGTGTGCGAGTCGCCGCAGACAACGGTCATGCCGGGCAGGGTTGCGCCTTGCTCCGGACCCATGACATGAACGATGCCCTGACCTTTATCCATAAACGGGAAGTAGGCGAGTGCGCCGAACTCTTTGATATTTTTGTCTAAAGTATCGACTTGCAGCTTGGAAATCGGGTCTTGGATGCCTTTGTCCCAATCGCCGGTCGGGGTGTTGTGGTCGGCGGTGGAGACGACGCTGTCGATACGCCACAGCTTGCGCCCCGCCATTTTCAGGCCTTCAAACGCTTGCGGGCTGGTGACTTCGTGCACTAAATGGCGGTCGATGTAGAGCAGGACAGTGCCGTCTTCTTCTTCGCGGACGACGTGGCTGTTCCAGAGTTTGTCGTAGAGGGTTTGTGCGCTCATGATGGGTTATCTTTGCTTATTAATAATGGGTTATCTTTGCTTATTAATAATAGGAGTAGATGGTTTGTTTTGATGGGCGGATTTTAGGCTTTTTACAGGGGCAGTGCAATAGAAATTTGTCTAATTTCTACATTTCCCCGTAAAAATCTAAAAATAACTTTCAAAAATTGGACAAATTGTAGAATTGTTGACAAAAAGAGGTATTTTATTTGAAACAATGCTTGTCGTACCGCCTAAAAAAGCACTATCATTTCCATCCGTATCCCACATCCGACAACAGAGGTATAGAGAATGAAATTACCGGTTATGGCTGCCGAACATCTGTCGCAACTTCAGGCGTTTGAAGCGAAAATCTTGTGCAACCACGCCAAAATCGAAGCATGGTTCCGTTCGCAATGGAACGCGCACCGCCCGCCGTTTTACGGTTCGGTCGACATCCGCAATGCCGGTTACAAAATTTCGTCTATTGATATGAACCTGTTTCCCGGCGGTTTCAACAACCTGAATCCGAATTTCATCCCGCTGGCGGCAGTGGCGGCGCAAGATGCGGTACAGCGCGCCTGCGAAACGGCAAAATCCGTATTGATTATTCCCGAAAACCATACCCGCAACACGTTCTACCTGCAAAACGTTTACGCACTCAGCGAGATTTTACGCTCGGCAGGGTATGAAGTCCGTTTGGGCAGCCTGAATTCGGAAGTTACCGAACCGACCGAATTTGAAACCGCGTTGGGCGACAAAATCCTGCTGGAACCTTTATTGCGTACCCGCGAGCGCGTTCATCTTGCAGACGGTTTCTCGCCTTGCGTCGTCTTGTTGAACAACGACTTGTCCGCGGGTGTTCCCGACATTCTCAAAGGTATCAGCCAAACCGTATTGCCTCCTCTGCACGGCGGTTGGACGACGCGCCGTAAAACAGAACATTTCAGCGCATACAACCAAGTCGCCGCAGAATTTGCCAAACTGATTGATATCGACGAATGGCAGATTAACCCGTATTTCGAAAAAATCGGCGGGTTGGACTTCCAAGAGCGCGAAGGTGAAGACGCGTTGGCGGAAGCGGTAGAACGCGTGCTGGCAAAAATTCAAGCCAAATACGACGAATTGGGCATTACCGACCAGCCTTTCGTTATCGTCAAAGCCGACGCGGGTACTTATGGCATGGGCGTGATGAGCGTCAAATCCGCCGACGAAGTGCGCGGGTTGAACCGCAAAAACCGCAACAAAATGGCGAAGGTGAAAGAAGGCTTGGAAGTCAGCGAAGTGATTGTCCAAGAAGGCATTTATACCTATGAAACCATGAACGGCGCCGTGTGCGAACCCGTCGTTTATATGATGGACCGTTTCGTTATCGGCGGCTTCTTCCGTGTGCACGAAGGACGTGGCGCGGACGAAAACCTCAACGCCGGCGGCATGGTGTTCGTCCCGCTGTCCAACAGCATCCCCACCGGCAGCGGCGACAACTCCCAAGAAGCCCCCGAAGCCTGCAAACGCGTATTCGAAGAATGGGACTCGCTCGGTATGCCGCGCTCTGAAAAAGATTGCGATGTGGACAACGAACACAACCGCCTCTACGTTTACGGCGTAATGGCTCGCCTGTCGCTGCTTGCCGCCGCGCTTGAGTTGGAGCAAACCGCTCCGTAAAGCGTGTTTGGTCTGATTATTTAAAATAGTAAAGGTCGTCTGAAAGCCATAGTTTAGGTTTTCAGACGACCTTTTTCATGACGTTTGTAGGAAATTCAATTATTATCCCCACCTGATTTCAAAATTAATAATAAAAAGGGAAACAGTTTTGCTGAAATATTATGGATTGCCGTTTTGGGCAGTCGGCGTCATCGCCTCGTTCGCTTTGCCGTCCATACCGCATTGGGCTGCGTGGCTGGCGGCGGCATTGGTTTTGCTGGCGGCTTCGCAGCGGTTTGCGGTGGCGGGAATGATGCTGTGCGTCCTGCTCGGCGCGGCTTACGGCGTGTTTCGGACGGAATCGGCTTTGTCGGCGCAATGGCCGTTAAACGGAGCTTCGGAGTCGGTGTTGACGGTTGAAGTCGCGGATATGCCGCGCGGTGACGGGCGGCGGGTGCAGTTTGCGGCGAAGGCATGGACGGAGGATGGGCGGCAGTTTGATTTATTGCTGTCGGATTATCAGAAACGCGATTGGGCGGTAGGCAGCCGCTGGAAAGTGTCGGCACGGCTCAAGCCGGTTATCGGCGAAGTGAACCTGCGCGGGCTGAACCGCGAGGCTTGGGCGTTGGCAAACGGTTTGGATGGCGCGGGTACGCTGGGCAAAGGCAGGAGCTTGGTTCGCGAGGGCGGCGGTGTCGGCTTGGCGGTGTGGCGCGATGCAGTCAGCCGCCGTTGGCAGGCTGTCGGGGCGGACAGTCCGGATTTTTCGGACGGTATCGGTCTGATGCGGGCTTTGAGCATAGGCGAACAATCGGCGTTGAGGCCCGAACTGTGGCAGGCGTTCCGACCTTTGGGCTTGACGCACTTGGTCAGCATTTCGGGGCTGCACGTTACGATGGTGGCGGTTTTGGCGGGTTGGCTGGTCAAACTGATTTTCAGACGACTGCCTTGGATACCGGCAAAACCGCGCGTGTGGATTTTGGCGGGCGGCGCGGCAGGGGCTTTGTTTTATGCGCTGCTGGCGGGCTTTTCCGTGCCGACGCAGCGCAGCGTCTTGATGTTGGCGGCGTTTGCCTGGGCTTGGTGGCGCGGCAGTCTGTCTTCGGGCTGGACGGCGTGGTGGCAGGCTTTGGCGGTGGTGTTGCTGCTCGATCCGTTGGCGGTTTTGGGCGTGGGCACTTGGCTGTCGTTCGGCTTGGTTGCCGCCTTGATTTGGGCTTCGGCAGGTCGTCTGAAAGAACGCGGCTGGCGTTTGGCTGTACGCGGACAATGGGCGGCGACGATGTTGTCGGTGGTATTGCTGGGCTATATTTTTGCGTCGTTGCCCATCATCAGCCCTTTGGTCAATGCGGCGATGATTCCTTGGTTTTCTTGGGTGCTGACGCCGTTGGCGCTGCTGGGGTCGGTGTTGCCGTTCGCGCCTTTGCAATGGGCGGCGGCAGGTTTGGCGGAATACACTTTGCGCGGCTTGGTTTGGCTGGCGGAGGTGTCGCCTGAATTTGTCGTAGCCGCCGCGCCTGTGCCGCTGTTGGTTTTGGCTTTTGCGGCAGCCTTGCTGTGGCTTTTGCCGCGCGGGCTGGGTCTGCGGCCTTGGGCGTGTTTGGTGTTGGCTGGATTTGTGTTTTACCGCCCCGACCGTTTGGACGACGGGTTGGCGCGGATTACCGTGATGGATGCGGGACAGGGTTTGTCGGTGTTGGTACAAACGCGCGGCCGCAACCTGCTGTTTGACACGGGTACGGCGCAGGCGGCGCAAACAGGTATCGTACCAAGCCTGAACGCCATGGGCGTGCGCCGTTTGGACACGCTGATTCTGTCGCATCACGACAGCGACCACGACGGCGGTTTGGACGCCGTTTCCGATATTGAAATCGGCGAAACGCTGGCGGGACAGCCTGAGTTTTATCCGACCGCAAAATTTTGCGCCGAAGCGCAATGGCAATGGGACGGCGTGGATTTCGAGTTATTGAGGTCGTCTGAAAACCCGGTCGGTGAAGACAATGACCGAAGCTGCGTCTTGCGCGTCGTTTCCGACGGACAGGCATTGCTGGTTACGGGCGATTTGGGCGTCAAAGGCGAAGCGGGGCTGGTAGAACGCTACGGCAGCTCGCTGTACAGCCAGGTTTTGATATTGGGACACCACGGCAGCAATACGGCTTCATCCGGCGGTTTCCTGAACACGGTCTCCCCCAAATACGCCGTTGCCTCCAGCGGCTACGCCAATGCTTACAAACACCCCACTCCCGCTGTCCAAAACCGAGTCCGCGCACACGGCGCGACTTTGCTGCGGACGGATTTGTCGGGGGCATTGGTATTTGAGCTGGGCGGCGATGAAGTCTTTAAAGGTCGTCTGAAAAAGGATAAGTTTTATTGGCAGAAAAAGCCGTTTGAGTAAAGCGGTTTGCTGTATGAACAAAGCCGTCTTTCAGACGGTTTTTTATTTCTGCATAATGGGTAGGCATTCGGTAAATCTTATTGATTTTATGATATAATTTCGCCTTTTTTTATTGACGGCAAGGGACTTTTGCAACGTGAACTGGATGAACAATCTGTTTTTGCTCGGCGGGGCGTTATTGTTTTTAAGCGTGGTTTCGACCACTTTGTCGGCAAGGCTGGGGATGCCGCTTTTGTTGGTGTTTCTGACGGTTGGAATGTTGGCGGGTGAGGACGGTATCGGGCGCATCGATTTTGACAATTTCGTTTTGGCCAACGTCATCAGCCAGCTTGCGTTAGCCGTCATTTTGCTTGATGGCGGATTGCGGACCCAGCTTTCAAGTTTCCGAATTGCATTGAAGCCTTCTGCGGTATTGGCGACATGGGGCGTGTTTGCCACTGTGTTGTCTTTGGGCTTGTTCGCCACGTTTTATTTGGGTTTGGATTGGAAATTCGGCGTACTGATGGCGGCGATTGTCGGCTCGACCGATGCGGGGGCTGTGTTCAGCCTGCTGCGCCACAGCGGCGTGCGCCTGAATGACAGGGTACAGGCGACTTTGGAAATCGAATCCGGTGCGAACGATCCGATGGCGATTTTTTTAGTTACCGCCCTGATTACCATGATTACCAACCCCGAACAATCAGGTGTGTTGGCGTTTTTATGGATGCTGCTGTTCCAAATCGGCTTCGGCCTGCTGATGGGGTGGGCGGGCGGAATGGTGTTGGCGAAACTCGTACGTCGTCTGAACCTTGCGGAAGGATTGTACGCGCTGATGATTGTATCAGGCGGCCTGTGGGTATTCGCATTTACCAATACCATCGGTGGCAGCGGCTTCTTGGCGGTTTATCTGGCGGGGATTATCGTCGGCAACCAGCATACCCGCGCAACCGAACACGTTTGGCGCGTGATGGACGGCCTGGCGTGGCTGGCGCAGGCGACTTTGTTCGTCGTGCTGGGTTTGTTGGTAACGCCCAGCAGCGTTTGGGAAAAAAGCGTCGATGCCTTGGTTATCGCCGTATTCCTCATGCTGGTCGCCCGTCCGCTTGCCGTTTTCAGCGGCTTGTGGAAATTTGGATACAGTGTGCGTGAAAAAGCCTACATCAGTTGGCTCGGGTTGCGCGGCGCAGTACCGATTTCTTTGGCGATGATGCCTTTGGTCATGGGCGTGCCGAATTCTGAACTGTTGTTCAATGTCGCCTTTGCCGTCGTCGTACTTTCCCTGCTGATTCAAGGAACGACGATACCCGTCATGGCGCGTCTGCTCAAGGTCGCCATGCCGCCCAAACCCGAGCCGGAAGGAATGCACGACATTTGGCTGTCGGAACGCGAAGCCGTGGCTTTGTTTTCTTTCAAGGTAACTAAGGAATCTGAGGCGGAAGGCAAGCATCCCGATGCCGTCGCCCCCATTTCGGAGTCGTTTGACTTGCGCTGTTTCGCGCTGATACGTGACGGGCGGAAAATTGAAATGCAGAATGATACGGTTTTGAGGGAAGGAGATACGGCTTGGTATATCCTGCCTGACAGCCAAGTGGACAAAATGGCGAAATACTTCAGTGAAACTGGGCAGAATGTGCGCGAAAATTTTGATTTCTTCGGCGAATTTGCCGTCGACCCGTATGTCAATACCGGCGATTTGGCAGCGGCGTACGGGTTGAAGCTGGAAGACGGCGAAGCCGGTATGAGCCTGCTCGAATGGTTTCAATCCAGAGGAGGCAGCGCGCAGCCCGTCGAGGGTGACCGCATTGTCGTTGACGGGTTTTCATTGACGGTTAAAGAAACCGATCAGAACGGTGTCGTGAAGAGTATGGGGTTGAAAGTACCGCGTCGGAAAAGCTAGGCTATGTCGTGATTTCTACATAAAAAACCAAACGACGACAGATTTTCTGTATATTGGTTCTTGCAATATTTATTGCGGTGATGGTACGGTCTTATGTTTGGGAACAATATAGTGGATTAAATTTAAATCAGGACAAGGCGACGAAGCCGCAGACAGTACAGATAGTAAGGAACCGATTCACTTGGTGCTTCAGCACCTTAGAGAATCGTTCTCTTTGAGCTAAGGCGAGGCAACGCCGTACTGGTTTAAAGTTAATCCACTATACCAAGCCGTACTCCACTATCTGCATATACGCAGCCAACAGCGTACCGCAGACCACTACGGCATCTCACGAACCCACCTGAGACGTTGGATAACCGCCTATCAAGAAGGCGGCATCGGCGCACTTGAACATCCCCAATCCAAAACCATGCCCCAACACCGCAAAAACCCCTTCATCGCCGACAAACCCGACCAAGAAAAAACACAGGCGGAGCTTATTGAAGAGTTGTGCTATATGCGCGCAGAGGTCGCCTACCTAAAGGAGTTAAAAGCCCTCAGCCAAAAGCAGACCGCAAAGGACAAAGCCAAACCGTCCAAACACTGAGGGCGCAACACCCGCTCAAATACCTGCTGCACATCGCAAACCTGCCCAAAAGCAGCTTTTACTACCATCACCAAGACCGGCCCGATCCCGACGCAGCCGACAAAGCCCTCCTTGTCGAAACCTACCGGCGGCATAAAGGACGCTACGGACAAAGGCGCATTGCCGCCGCATTGGGTTGGAACCGCAAAAAAGCGGCGCGGCTGATGAAGCAGTTGGAACTGAAAGCCCTCATACGGGCGAAAAAAGCCTACCGCCATCCCGCCATGGGCGAAATATCGGAACACCTCCTCAAACGTCTTTTCACAGCCGAAAAGCCCAACGAGAAATGGCTGACAGACGTGACCGAACTCAAAGGAAAGGACGGCAAACTGTACCTCTCTCCGATATTGGACCTGTTCAACCGCGAGATCGCCGCCTACGCCATGAGCCGCAGAGCCGACAGCGAAATGGTGAAGGAAATGCTCGAAAAAGCCGCACCCCGTCTGACTGCTAAAGGAACGATTCTTCATTCGGACCAAGGCGTGCTGTACCGTACGGCGGGGTATAGGGAATTGCTTGCGGGGCATTCCATGGTTCAAAGCATGTCGCGAAAGGCGAACTGTTGGGACAATGCGCCGATGGAGAGTTTCTTTGCGGTGTTGAAGACGGAGTGTTTCTATAACGCAGGTGAATTGACGGTAGATGAATTGATGAAGCAGATAGATGACTATATGGATTACTACAACCGGGAGCGTTGCAGTTTGAAATTGAAAAAGCTGAGTCCTGTCGCATACAGAACCCGGCTTGCACAGAGTGCCTGAATAGGCTTTTATCGGGTGTCCAAGATTTGGGGAGTAGTTCAAAGTTTCAGACGACCTTATATATTGCCATCCCAAAGGGACGGCTAACAATATTTAACGCCCTTTTACTTTGAAAGTAACAGGGCTTTTTTGTTGCCCGTCGTTTAAGGGGTACCGCTATGAAAGACAAGATGGAAGATATCAAGAAAGCGTTTGCCGCCGACATGGCGGACGCGCAAGCGGACGGCAAGGCGGCGGCAGACGCTTCAAATCTTCCCCCCTTATCTAACAGGGGGGGTACAGAATCCGAAGACGTCGGCACATTCCAAGAAGCCTTTGAATGTTACGAAACCTATATCTTAGACGGTAAAGGCAACCTCTTAGGCGTTCCGCTCCGTCGCGGTGTATCCGATTCAGCCTTTATCGACCAAATCAGTTTTTCATTTCACGAAAAAACCTTTTTCGACAAATACGGTGTCCGTGTAAGCCTTTTGGAAGACGAAGATTTCATCCGCGCTGCCTCCATGCTCGCCGAAGAAGTTTTCGGTTTCGGTATCTACAAAGAGTCCAAAGGTTCGGGCGGTCGTTTCTATGAGCGTTGCTGGTTGATGGGTTCGGAAGACGCCCTGTACGGTCGCGTCCATTTTGGCGGCCAACAAAATACCATTCTTTTCGAACTCACCGGCACAGGTTGCGGCGTCGCAAAAGAAGGCTGGGAATCCCGACTTTTCGCATTCCTGACCAATGCAATCCGCCCAAAAATAACCCGCGTTGACGTAGCCAAAGACTTTTTTAACGGCGAATACAGCCCGAACCAAGCCCGTGAAGACCGTAATAAAGGTCTGTTTACCTGCCATCACGTCAAACCAAAAGGCGAATGTTTGGGTTCCGACTGGGAAGAAGACGACGAAGCCAAAATGACTAAAGGCAAGACCTACGGTATCGGCTCCCGTGAATCGTCCAAATACGTTCGCGTCTATGAAAAAGGCAAGCAGTTGGGCGATAAAACAAGCAAATGGACGCGCTTTGAAATTGAATTCAAAGCAAAAGACATCGTTATCCCTTTCGAAGTTTTGCAGAATCCGGGTGAATATTTCGGCGGTGCATATCCGATTTGCGAACGCTTCGCACAAAAGGCAACGCGCATACACGCGGTTAAGGAAGATAAGGTCATTTCAGCCGACCGTTACCTTGAATGGGTGAAGAAGCAGTTCGGACGTGCGGCGAATGGTCTGAAATTCATTTTTCCCGAATTGGACAAAGCCAAACTGTTTGAACTGATTGAGCCGAATCATCACAAGCTGCCAAAGTCTTTGGCACCCGAAGCCTATGACTGCGCCTTTTTGAAAGCCCAAGCCATTCATGAGCAGCCTGCATTCAAACCGTATAAAGACCCTTTCGATATGTACGCATATTACGAGAATCTTGAAAAGCAGCTTGAGCAGCAAAAAGACGTCACAAATGAAGAAAGCTACAACAACTTTATCTACGACAAATTCGCAAGATTACCGTTTTCATGGGCTTAAAGCGTCTGCCCGCAAAGACGTTTAATCACACAAGGAAACCAAAAAATGAATATCCAACTTCAAGGCCACATCGTCGGCGTTAAAAAATTCAGCGGACAAATCGAAGGCAAGAACTTCGATTATTGCCGCCTGATTGTCGCCACGCCCTTAGACAGCTCCCAAGGTAACGCATTGGGCAGTTCTACCACTGAATACGATTTTGGCGGCTCTGCAAATTTCGAGCAGTTCCGAAACGCCCAATTTCCGATCGAAGCAAACCTAAACGTAGAAATCGTCACTACGGGCAAGACTCAAAAACTGAAAGTCATCGGTTTTCAAGCCGTTAAGAAAGGCTGATTGAATGCAGAAAGTCTATGTTGTCCAGTCCGTATCAACAGGGGACTTTCTGTATCTCTCCCCTGAAACGGGCGACATCGGACATACAAAATTAATCACGAACGCCGATTATTTCTACGACTTCGAAGAAGCCGTGAACGCCGGCTTAGAAGAAATCGGCAATCAATACGAATTTGTCGTATTCGGATTTTTGAAAGATTGAAAAATGAAACAGAAAGTGCCCCTCTCATTCAAATTAAGTTTGGGCGGGTTGGTTTTTTTCCTACTGGTTTTAATTGCATCAGTTTGGTACCTGTACGGTTAAAAGACTTGCGGTCAGTCTCAAAACAACCGCATCACTTTTTTATCAACCCTTATTGAAAGGAAAACGCTATGAAACTCTTAAACGTAGCAAAAAAATATGGCAATAAAGTTATTGCTGCAACAGCCCTGACAACCGCTTCCGCTTTGGCTGCTGCCGACGGCGTCGATTTGTCCGGTATCGGTACGACCGCTGCCACCGAGATTGCAAAATTTGCCGTAATGGTATCCGCAATCGGTGCTGCCGTTCTGTCGGTTATCGTGTTGATGCAAGGCTTCCGCATGGCCTTCAGCATGGTTAAAACGGCCAAATAACTGAAAGGGTAGGACATGGGGTATCGCGTCGGATTGCAATGCTTTTCTACAACGGA from Neisseria sp. DTU_2020_1000833_1_SI_GRL_NUU_006 includes these protein-coding regions:
- a CDS encoding replication initiation factor domain-containing protein → MKDKMEDIKKAFAADMADAQADGKAAADASNLPPLSNRGGTESEDVGTFQEAFECYETYILDGKGNLLGVPLRRGVSDSAFIDQISFSFHEKTFFDKYGVRVSLLEDEDFIRAASMLAEEVFGFGIYKESKGSGGRFYERCWLMGSEDALYGRVHFGGQQNTILFELTGTGCGVAKEGWESRLFAFLTNAIRPKITRVDVAKDFFNGEYSPNQAREDRNKGLFTCHHVKPKGECLGSDWEEDDEAKMTKGKTYGIGSRESSKYVRVYEKGKQLGDKTSKWTRFEIEFKAKDIVIPFEVLQNPGEYFGGAYPICERFAQKATRIHAVKEDKVISADRYLEWVKKQFGRAANGLKFIFPELDKAKLFELIEPNHHKLPKSLAPEAYDCAFLKAQAIHEQPAFKPYKDPFDMYAYYENLEKQLEQQKDVTNEESYNNFIYDKFARLPFSWA